A part of Polynucleobacter sp. MG-Unter2-18 genomic DNA contains:
- the cysE gene encoding serine O-acetyltransferase: MLNSLFDQVDSIIVRDPAARNRLEVITCYPGLHAVWIHQISHGLWNLGLKWIARLLSMLARFITGIEIHPGAKIGRRVFLDHGLGIVIGETTEIGDDCTIYQGVTLGGTSLYKGVKRHPTLGKGVVISAGAKVLGGFTVGDGARVGSNAVVLKEIPAGATAVGIPARILHPDLPQASTPDSKAKEYFSAYGVTPNVDDPVSMALKGLIDATLEQEAKIAALEKALAKLSNTPSHAEESSDTKRDLGVLKEWLKE; encoded by the coding sequence ATGCTTAATTCGCTCTTCGACCAAGTCGACTCCATCATTGTTCGTGACCCTGCCGCAAGGAATCGCTTAGAGGTCATAACCTGCTATCCGGGGCTACATGCTGTTTGGATACATCAGATATCACATGGTCTATGGAACTTAGGTTTGAAGTGGATTGCGCGCCTTCTATCGATGCTAGCTCGCTTCATTACTGGCATTGAAATACATCCTGGAGCAAAAATCGGTCGTAGAGTATTTTTGGACCACGGCCTAGGTATTGTGATTGGCGAGACTACTGAAATTGGCGATGACTGCACTATCTATCAAGGCGTTACCTTAGGCGGGACATCCCTTTATAAGGGTGTAAAACGTCACCCCACTTTAGGCAAGGGCGTAGTCATTAGCGCGGGAGCTAAGGTTCTTGGAGGCTTTACTGTAGGTGATGGCGCTCGTGTTGGATCTAATGCAGTAGTTCTAAAGGAAATCCCAGCTGGAGCAACTGCCGTGGGAATTCCTGCGCGCATCTTGCATCCTGATTTGCCTCAGGCCAGCACACCAGATAGCAAGGCTAAAGAATACTTTTCAGCCTATGGCGTCACACCCAATGTAGATGATCCAGTTTCTATGGCATTAAAAGGTTTAATTGATGCTACCTTAGAACAAGAGGCTAAGATCGCTGCACTTGAGAAAGCGCTAGCGAAATTGAGCAATACGCCATCACATGCAGAAGAATCTAGCGATACCAAGCGTGATCTTGGAGTCCTAAAAGAGTGGCTTAAAGAGTAG
- a CDS encoding UDP-2,3-diacylglucosamine diphosphatase — protein MIPQYASALLISDLHLTPSMPLTAQRFFDFCEKDAPKVEAVLILGDLFEYWVGDDAALHSPFHQEVKNALATLSTKVKTYYLHGNRDFLVGKHFLSKTGMTLLPDPSKIHIAGSEYVLCHGDSLCTADIGYQVFRSWVRKPWIQKLFLRMPLNWRRSIANHLRSNSSVQYQRSMQFSVEGAQAKTNVTLAACAAVLKDQAGYQLIHGHTHRPKQHQEHLQDQEWQRWVLSDWDLDHPESGRPRASALLINQDGVRYTDLIKT, from the coding sequence ATGATTCCGCAATACGCGAGCGCACTGCTCATTTCTGATTTACATCTCACGCCGTCAATGCCCTTGACGGCGCAACGCTTCTTTGATTTTTGTGAAAAAGATGCGCCTAAGGTAGAAGCTGTATTGATCTTAGGTGATCTATTTGAGTATTGGGTTGGAGATGATGCTGCTCTACATTCACCTTTTCACCAAGAGGTAAAGAATGCACTTGCAACCCTGTCCACTAAAGTGAAAACCTATTACCTTCATGGTAATCGGGACTTTTTAGTTGGTAAGCATTTTTTAAGTAAAACAGGCATGACACTCTTGCCTGATCCTAGCAAGATTCATATTGCAGGCTCTGAATATGTTCTCTGTCACGGCGACTCACTTTGCACGGCAGATATTGGCTACCAAGTTTTTCGTAGCTGGGTCCGCAAACCTTGGATCCAAAAACTATTCTTGAGAATGCCCTTAAATTGGCGCCGCTCTATTGCTAATCACCTGCGCAGTAATAGTAGCGTGCAATATCAACGGTCAATGCAATTTTCAGTTGAAGGCGCACAAGCCAAAACGAATGTGACCTTAGCTGCCTGCGCTGCAGTGCTTAAAGATCAAGCTGGGTATCAACTGATACATGGTCACACTCACCGACCAAAACAACATCAAGAGCATCTACAAGATCAGGAATGGCAACGCTGGGTCTTATCAGATTGGGATTTAGATCACCCTGAAAGTGGGCGGCCACGCGCAAGCGCCCTACTCATTAATCAAGACGGAGTACGTTACACCGACCTGATCAAAACTTAA
- a CDS encoding RNA methyltransferase, with protein sequence MNASQAQLLRWVLVETSHPGNVGSAARALKTMGFSDLHLISPKIAGVAQTSEAIALASGAVDVLESSQETSSLGSAVQGCSLVLGLTSRDREFGPPALNWQAARPLVQAAIAANQQVALLFGPERTGLDNHHLSLCTHRVWLDANPLYPSLNLAQAIMVCAFTLRESLGEDLGLVALGNNTETVGYADPAAVAAMLEHWREGLEAIGYLDPTNPKKLMPRLQALFARTRLHKEEIDLLRGIAKQMLLKK encoded by the coding sequence ATGAATGCCTCCCAAGCACAGTTACTACGCTGGGTTTTAGTTGAAACCAGCCACCCTGGAAATGTGGGGTCGGCAGCCCGCGCACTAAAAACCATGGGGTTTAGTGACCTGCACTTAATTTCACCCAAGATTGCGGGTGTTGCCCAGACGTCAGAGGCCATTGCTCTAGCCAGTGGTGCGGTCGATGTGCTGGAGTCCAGTCAAGAAACTTCATCTTTGGGATCAGCTGTTCAAGGCTGCAGTCTTGTTTTAGGCCTCACCAGTCGTGATCGTGAATTTGGGCCACCAGCATTAAATTGGCAAGCCGCTCGCCCGTTAGTTCAGGCAGCTATCGCGGCCAATCAGCAAGTCGCGCTCCTCTTTGGGCCAGAGCGCACTGGCCTAGATAACCACCATCTCTCACTATGCACCCATCGCGTATGGCTTGATGCGAACCCACTCTACCCTTCCCTTAACCTCGCCCAAGCCATCATGGTTTGCGCCTTCACCCTCAGAGAATCCCTTGGGGAGGATTTGGGGCTAGTGGCCTTAGGCAATAACACTGAGACGGTAGGTTATGCGGATCCTGCAGCTGTAGCTGCCATGCTGGAGCACTGGCGCGAGGGTTTGGAGGCGATTGGCTACCTTGATCCCACAAATCCCAAAAAACTCATGCCCCGCTTACAAGCACTATTTGCTAGAACGCGCCTGCACAAAGAAGAAATCGACCTGCTCCGTGGGATTGCCAAACAGATGCTCTTGAAAAAATAG
- the cysS gene encoding cysteine--tRNA ligase: MLQIYNTLSRSKQAFKPIEPGKVKMYVCGMTVYDFCHIGHARVMIVFDMVVRWLRASGYEVVFVRNITDIDDKIINRAIENGEPISALTQRFIDAMHADSNELGLMHPDHEPRATDYIGQMQDIIGRLIEKELAYQGEDGDVNFAVRLFPEYGRLSGKSLDELNAGDRVAVGGGKRDPLDFVLWKSAKPEEPADTRWKSPWGEGRPGWHIECSAMSCDLLGEHFDIHGGGADLQFPHHENEIAQSEGALYGQDHQANDQPFVNYWMHNGHIRVNEEKMSKSLGNFFLIRDVLKSFDPEVLRFFMLRAHYRSPINYSDAQLEEARAGLIRLYTALAQVSSSDHPVDPHSPWSERFTNAMNDDFNTPVAIAALFDLASEVNRAQGEEKLQLASVLKSLAAALNFLQRDPIVFLQEGSRGGDAGLSATAIEEQIAARVTAKLAKDFAKADLIRKTLLDQGVVLEDKPGGITEWRKS, encoded by the coding sequence ATGCTGCAAATCTATAACACCCTCAGTCGTTCTAAACAGGCCTTTAAACCCATTGAGCCGGGCAAGGTAAAGATGTACGTCTGCGGAATGACGGTTTATGACTTTTGCCATATTGGCCATGCCCGGGTGATGATTGTCTTTGATATGGTGGTGCGCTGGTTGCGTGCCAGTGGTTATGAGGTTGTTTTCGTCCGCAACATCACCGATATTGATGACAAGATCATCAATCGTGCGATTGAGAATGGCGAGCCTATTTCTGCATTAACACAACGTTTTATTGATGCAATGCATGCCGACTCAAATGAATTGGGCTTGATGCACCCCGATCACGAGCCTCGTGCCACTGATTACATCGGGCAAATGCAGGACATCATTGGCCGCTTAATTGAAAAAGAATTGGCCTATCAAGGCGAGGATGGGGATGTCAATTTCGCGGTTCGATTGTTTCCAGAATATGGTCGCCTTTCCGGTAAATCCTTGGATGAATTAAATGCTGGTGACCGTGTCGCAGTTGGTGGTGGTAAACGAGATCCATTGGACTTTGTTCTATGGAAGAGTGCCAAACCAGAGGAGCCTGCGGATACCCGTTGGAAATCCCCCTGGGGTGAAGGTCGCCCTGGATGGCATATTGAATGTTCTGCCATGTCATGCGATTTGCTAGGTGAGCATTTTGATATTCATGGCGGTGGTGCGGATTTGCAGTTTCCGCATCATGAAAACGAGATTGCTCAGAGCGAGGGCGCCCTCTATGGACAAGATCATCAGGCTAACGATCAGCCTTTTGTAAATTACTGGATGCATAACGGGCATATTCGGGTAAATGAAGAAAAGATGTCGAAGTCATTAGGCAATTTTTTCCTCATTCGTGATGTCTTGAAGAGTTTTGACCCCGAGGTCTTGCGTTTCTTCATGCTCCGCGCCCACTACCGTAGCCCAATTAACTATAGTGATGCGCAGCTTGAAGAGGCTCGTGCAGGACTGATCCGTCTTTACACCGCTTTAGCGCAAGTGAGCTCAAGCGATCATCCTGTAGACCCCCATTCGCCATGGTCTGAGCGCTTCACTAATGCGATGAATGATGACTTTAATACGCCCGTGGCGATAGCAGCCCTGTTTGACTTAGCTAGTGAAGTGAATCGTGCGCAGGGTGAAGAGAAGCTTCAATTGGCTAGCGTTCTCAAAAGCTTGGCTGCAGCTCTCAATTTCTTGCAACGTGACCCGATCGTATTCTTGCAAGAAGGATCCCGAGGTGGCGATGCTGGATTATCTGCTACTGCTATTGAAGAGCAAATTGCGGCACGAGTCACTGCAAAACTCGCCAAAGATTTTGCGAAAGCAGATTTAATTCGCAAGACATTATTAGATCAGGGCGTAGTATTGGAAGATAAGCCCGGTGGCATTACCGAATGGCGCAAAAGTTAA
- a CDS encoding peptidylprolyl isomerase: MKIEKNTVVSLRYKLTDAQNNIIEEPDSPMVYLHGGYEGTFPKIENLLDGQDVGYEASIQLEPSEAFGEYDPELLKIEPRARFPEPLEVGMQFEGVPDEEVEDDGDEDEEPLIYTVTDVADSQVVLDGNHPLAGMALRFWVQVEDIRTATDEEIENRHPEGAEAFAFGMPDDLDDGEDDSADPISQPGGSSPTLH, encoded by the coding sequence ATGAAGATCGAAAAAAATACTGTTGTATCCCTGCGCTACAAACTAACTGATGCGCAAAATAATATTATCGAGGAACCAGACTCCCCGATGGTATACCTGCATGGCGGATATGAGGGCACTTTTCCCAAAATTGAAAACTTATTAGATGGCCAGGATGTGGGTTATGAAGCTAGCATTCAGCTTGAGCCTAGCGAAGCCTTTGGAGAGTATGACCCAGAGTTGCTCAAGATTGAGCCACGCGCACGCTTTCCTGAACCCTTGGAAGTCGGTATGCAGTTTGAGGGTGTTCCTGATGAGGAAGTAGAAGACGATGGCGACGAAGATGAAGAGCCCTTGATCTATACCGTAACTGATGTGGCTGATAGCCAAGTTGTTTTAGATGGGAATCATCCACTTGCTGGTATGGCCTTGCGCTTCTGGGTTCAAGTGGAAGATATCCGAACTGCTACAGATGAAGAGATTGAAAATCGACATCCTGAGGGCGCAGAAGCATTTGCATTTGGGATGCCTGACGATTTAGACGATGGTGAGGATGACTCTGCCGACCCAATCTCTCAACCTGGTGGTTCTTCACCAACTCTGCATTAA
- a CDS encoding lipopolysaccharide assembly protein LapB, whose product MSANHFFLRPAQLCGLCAFFAVLFLAGCSTPGQQLAEAEINALNSAPASAQGTQAPYLGSYGPNDPPRLAGNDAGYDQFNAELSDSVAVPFLSFLIIEPDPVTRNGVPSDIEKLVKAKKYPEAIDSINKQLQKTPGNVQLRYVKARIQIETRQWVEAKKTLVEITQQFPELPEPYNNLAALAANQGNWIEARDYLELALKLRPSYTVASANLGEVYIRLAAQAYDNAAKDAVLNQRQYTNRAKALMEILKPAKKGVVSAAPAIPATPTSK is encoded by the coding sequence ATGTCAGCTAACCATTTTTTTCTACGTCCAGCTCAGCTGTGCGGCTTGTGCGCCTTTTTTGCTGTTTTATTCCTTGCGGGCTGTAGCACTCCTGGGCAACAGTTAGCAGAGGCTGAAATTAATGCCCTGAATAGTGCCCCCGCTAGTGCTCAAGGTACTCAAGCGCCCTATCTAGGATCTTACGGCCCCAATGACCCTCCAAGACTTGCCGGAAACGACGCTGGATACGATCAATTTAATGCTGAGTTGTCTGACTCTGTCGCCGTTCCGTTTTTATCCTTTTTGATTATTGAGCCAGACCCAGTAACTAGAAATGGAGTTCCGTCCGATATTGAAAAGCTAGTCAAAGCCAAAAAATATCCTGAAGCTATCGACAGTATCAATAAGCAACTTCAGAAAACACCGGGTAATGTGCAGTTACGTTACGTTAAGGCACGTATCCAGATTGAAACGCGCCAGTGGGTAGAAGCTAAAAAGACCTTGGTTGAGATTACCCAACAGTTTCCGGAGCTGCCTGAGCCTTATAACAACTTAGCTGCACTAGCAGCAAATCAAGGCAATTGGATTGAGGCAAGAGACTATTTAGAGCTCGCCCTGAAATTACGCCCGAGCTACACGGTTGCCTCAGCTAACTTAGGCGAGGTCTATATTCGCCTGGCAGCTCAAGCCTATGACAATGCCGCAAAAGATGCAGTCTTAAATCAGCGTCAATACACCAATCGTGCAAAAGCATTGATGGAGATACTGAAGCCGGCTAAAAAAGGCGTTGTGTCAGCGGCGCCTGCAATCCCAGCAACGCCTACTTCAAAATAA
- a CDS encoding acetyl-CoA carboxylase carboxyltransferase subunit alpha, with the protein MKTTFLDFEQSIAELESKIEELQFVQDESSVDISDEIKTLTEKSQQLTKDVYANLSPWQVSQVARHPQRPYTLDYVGALFTDFHELHGDRNFADDQSIITGLARFQNQPCMVIGHQKGRDTKERALRNFGMSRPEGYRKAKRVMRLAEKFKLPVFTFVDTPGAFPGIDAEERNQSEAIGHNLYVQAELEVPIIATIIGEGGSGGALAIAMGDVVLMLQNSTYSVISPEGCASILWKTADKAPEAAEQLGLTAQRLKAIGLIDKIVPEPTGGAHRDYDTMMNNMRKALAESLKTFDGMKVDALLERRHERLMSYGKFKEIEVKS; encoded by the coding sequence ATGAAAACGACTTTCCTGGATTTTGAGCAGTCAATCGCTGAATTAGAGTCAAAGATTGAAGAGCTGCAATTTGTGCAAGATGAATCATCAGTAGACATTTCTGATGAGATCAAAACCTTGACTGAAAAAAGTCAGCAACTTACAAAAGATGTCTATGCCAATTTAAGTCCATGGCAAGTTTCTCAAGTAGCGCGCCATCCTCAGCGTCCTTACACATTAGATTATGTTGGAGCATTGTTCACCGATTTTCATGAGCTTCATGGCGATCGTAATTTTGCAGATGACCAATCCATCATTACTGGCCTGGCTCGTTTTCAGAATCAACCTTGCATGGTCATTGGCCATCAAAAAGGCCGCGATACTAAAGAGCGTGCTTTAAGAAACTTTGGCATGAGTCGCCCTGAGGGTTACCGAAAAGCAAAGCGCGTCATGCGTTTAGCGGAAAAATTTAAATTACCGGTGTTTACGTTTGTGGATACGCCGGGTGCATTTCCTGGAATTGATGCAGAAGAGCGCAACCAATCAGAGGCGATTGGTCACAACCTCTATGTTCAGGCGGAATTAGAAGTGCCGATCATTGCCACCATTATTGGTGAGGGTGGTTCGGGTGGCGCACTTGCGATTGCAATGGGTGATGTGGTGTTGATGTTGCAAAACTCAACTTACTCGGTCATCTCACCAGAAGGCTGCGCATCCATTCTTTGGAAGACTGCAGATAAAGCACCTGAAGCTGCTGAGCAATTGGGCTTGACTGCACAACGTTTAAAAGCCATTGGCTTGATCGATAAGATCGTCCCTGAGCCTACTGGTGGCGCACATCGTGATTACGACACCATGATGAACAATATGCGCAAAGCATTAGCTGAGTCACTAAAGACTTTCGATGGGATGAAAGTGGATGCGCTGTTAGAGCGTCGCCATGAGCGCTTGATGAGTTATGGCAAGTTCAAGGAAATCGAAGTCAAGTCTTAA
- a CDS encoding aspartate kinase, protein MALIVHKYGGTSMGSVERIQNVAKRVAKWMRAGHQVVVVPSAMSGETNRLLGLAKDINPDASPRELDQIASTGEQVSSGLLALALLREGVDAVSYAGWQVTVHTDSSFTKARIKSIDDKKILADLNAGRAVVVTGFQGVDPDGNITTLGRGGSDTSAVAMAAALKADECLIYTDVDGVYTTDPRVCEDARRLDKITFEEMLEMASLGSKVLQIRSVEFAGKYKVKTRVLSSLTDPLMPLDQEMKSGTLITFEEDSTMEAAVISGIAFARDEAKITVLGVPDRPGIAYQILGPIADANIDVDMIIQNQSFEGKTDFTFTVPRADYQKALDLLKKNVQAHIEAKEINGDPKVSKVSVVGVGMRSHVGVASKMFRTLSEEGINILMISTSEIKISVVIDEKYMELAVRALHKVFDLDQK, encoded by the coding sequence ATGGCTCTTATCGTTCATAAGTATGGTGGCACCTCAATGGGCTCGGTTGAGCGCATTCAGAATGTCGCTAAACGCGTTGCCAAGTGGATGCGTGCAGGTCACCAAGTGGTTGTAGTGCCATCAGCGATGTCCGGCGAAACCAATCGTTTGCTTGGCTTGGCAAAAGACATTAATCCTGATGCAAGCCCACGCGAACTCGATCAAATTGCCTCCACAGGCGAGCAAGTCAGTTCGGGTTTATTGGCCTTGGCCTTGTTGCGTGAGGGTGTTGATGCAGTTAGCTATGCCGGTTGGCAAGTAACAGTTCATACAGACTCCTCATTTACTAAAGCACGCATCAAGAGTATTGATGACAAAAAAATCCTTGCTGATCTCAATGCAGGACGTGCAGTAGTAGTAACGGGCTTTCAGGGTGTTGATCCAGATGGCAATATCACCACCTTAGGTCGCGGGGGTTCTGATACATCAGCTGTTGCGATGGCTGCAGCGCTTAAAGCAGATGAGTGCTTGATCTACACCGATGTGGATGGTGTCTACACCACTGATCCCCGAGTTTGTGAAGATGCACGTCGTCTAGACAAGATTACTTTTGAGGAGATGCTAGAGATGGCAAGTCTAGGCTCAAAGGTATTGCAGATTCGTTCAGTTGAGTTTGCCGGTAAGTACAAAGTTAAAACCCGTGTTCTGTCATCATTGACAGATCCGTTGATGCCCTTAGACCAAGAGATGAAGTCGGGCACCTTGATTACATTTGAAGAGGACAGCACTATGGAAGCCGCAGTTATTTCCGGCATCGCCTTTGCGCGTGATGAAGCAAAAATTACCGTTCTGGGGGTTCCTGATCGCCCAGGTATCGCCTATCAAATCTTGGGTCCAATCGCAGATGCCAATATTGATGTGGATATGATTATTCAGAATCAATCATTTGAAGGTAAGACAGACTTTACTTTTACAGTTCCCCGCGCTGACTATCAAAAAGCTTTGGACTTGCTCAAGAAAAATGTGCAAGCTCATATTGAAGCAAAAGAAATTAATGGCGATCCCAAGGTTTCTAAGGTGTCAGTGGTAGGTGTAGGCATGCGCTCCCATGTGGGTGTTGCTAGCAAAATGTTCCGCACGTTATCGGAAGAGGGTATCAATATTCTGATGATTTCTACTAGCGAAATCAAGATTTCAGTGGTGATTGATGAAAAGTATATGGAGCTAGCTGTGCGTGCATTGCACAAGGTGTTTGATCTGGATCAGAAGTAA
- a CDS encoding inositol monophosphatase family protein gives MHPMLNVAVKAARRAGTVINRASLNLERLQIDRKQHNDFVTEVDRQAEAAIIETLSEAYPSHGFLAEETGAQNTDAENVWIIDPLDGTTNFIHGFPQYAVSIALSVNGVTQQAVVYDPTRDELFTATRGAGAYLDRRRLRVATQDRLANSLLGTGFPYRDDQDLEKYLKIFADMSRQCAGLRRPGAASLDLAYVAAGRYDGFFESDLKPWDMAAGALLITESGGLVGNYRGEEGFLQSGEVMCANPRIFAQMVQCLSKYSTF, from the coding sequence ATGCATCCCATGTTAAATGTGGCCGTGAAGGCTGCCCGTCGTGCCGGAACCGTGATTAATAGAGCCTCTCTGAATTTAGAGCGACTTCAGATTGACCGCAAACAACATAATGATTTCGTAACTGAGGTGGACAGACAGGCCGAAGCAGCCATTATTGAAACGCTCAGCGAAGCCTATCCTTCGCACGGCTTCTTGGCTGAAGAAACTGGCGCCCAAAATACTGATGCTGAAAATGTTTGGATCATTGATCCACTCGATGGCACAACTAACTTTATTCATGGTTTTCCGCAGTATGCAGTTTCCATTGCACTGTCTGTCAACGGGGTAACCCAACAAGCAGTAGTTTACGATCCGACCCGCGATGAACTATTCACTGCCACGCGCGGTGCAGGTGCATATTTGGATCGTCGGCGTTTACGTGTTGCCACGCAAGATCGTTTAGCGAATTCATTATTGGGTACTGGCTTTCCTTATCGCGACGACCAAGACTTAGAAAAATATTTAAAAATCTTTGCAGATATGTCGCGCCAATGTGCCGGCCTGCGTCGTCCTGGAGCTGCATCTCTTGACTTGGCCTATGTTGCTGCTGGTCGTTACGATGGATTTTTTGAGAGCGATCTCAAGCCATGGGACATGGCAGCAGGGGCTTTATTGATTACTGAGTCTGGTGGACTTGTCGGCAACTACCGCGGCGAAGAAGGCTTCCTACAAAGCGGTGAAGTGATGTGCGCTAACCCTCGCATCTTTGCCCAGATGGTTCAGTGCTTATCTAAATATTCCACCTTTTAA
- a CDS encoding peptidylprolyl isomerase, producing MSKVLLKTNKGDITLTLDAAKAPKTVANFIEYVKSGHYDGTIFHRVIDNFMIQGGGMTAGLKEKSSGAQIENEANNGLKNERGTVAMARTSDPHSATAQFFINVNDNDFLNHTAPNAQGWGYAVFGKVTDGLDVVDVIRKVKTGNSGFHQDVPAEDVLIEKASVLEE from the coding sequence ATGTCCAAAGTTCTACTAAAAACAAATAAGGGCGATATCACTCTTACCCTGGATGCTGCAAAAGCGCCAAAGACTGTTGCTAATTTTATAGAGTACGTCAAAAGCGGTCATTACGATGGCACGATTTTCCATCGCGTGATTGATAATTTTATGATTCAAGGTGGCGGCATGACTGCTGGCCTAAAAGAAAAATCGTCTGGCGCCCAAATTGAGAATGAAGCGAACAATGGTCTTAAAAACGAACGTGGCACAGTAGCTATGGCTCGCACTAGCGATCCGCACTCTGCGACAGCGCAATTTTTTATTAACGTCAATGACAATGACTTCTTAAACCACACCGCCCCTAATGCTCAAGGTTGGGGTTACGCTGTTTTTGGCAAAGTCACTGATGGTCTTGATGTGGTTGATGTCATTCGTAAAGTTAAAACAGGTAATTCCGGCTTTCATCAAGATGTTCCTGCTGAAGACGTCCTCATTGAAAAGGCAAGCGTTCTCGAGGAATGA
- the tilS gene encoding tRNA lysidine(34) synthetase TilS, whose product MASSRKSKSSLKAALPAAKRIGLALSGGLDSVVLLDTVCKALKANSNDPTELWVFHIHHGLQKPADQWLEFCERLAKKYQVHFDFRLLHFADLSQGNIEARARAERYDALTDLCIEHGIEDLLLAHHQNDQAETVLLQLLRGSGVAGLSGMPLHRANVNQGDSITLWRPLLNQCRAELEVYAKEYKLKWVEDPSNQNTRYRRNAIRKEIIPRLEKIQPGAIGNLARSATLLAQSQVLLDRLAKLDGKDLFKGSKLKLAPLLALAKTDQAAANNVLRYWLKLNNLAMPSQERLESWWKDLKAVKPDSSLEWQHDEVSIYLWRNVLQIAHCMTGQWVFQNVPLRSKSLGLPADWVNTAKEQGLIEERLRQGAEKIQIKPNTPRKTLKNLFQESDTPPWERQAPLLYIKDQLVAVAGVGASYPHLVSIGRRVLPVWLEKP is encoded by the coding sequence ATGGCAAGTTCAAGGAAATCGAAGTCAAGTCTTAAGGCAGCTTTACCAGCAGCCAAACGGATTGGGCTTGCCTTAAGTGGTGGGCTTGATTCTGTTGTGTTACTCGATACAGTTTGTAAAGCCCTCAAAGCAAATTCTAATGACCCAACTGAGCTTTGGGTATTTCATATTCATCATGGTTTGCAAAAGCCAGCCGATCAATGGTTGGAGTTTTGTGAGCGACTGGCCAAAAAATACCAAGTACATTTTGACTTTCGTCTACTGCACTTTGCTGATCTATCTCAGGGCAATATTGAAGCTAGAGCGAGGGCAGAGCGTTACGATGCTTTGACTGATTTATGTATTGAGCATGGCATTGAGGATTTGCTGCTCGCACACCATCAAAACGACCAGGCTGAAACTGTGCTTTTACAGCTGCTACGTGGCTCTGGCGTAGCTGGTCTCTCTGGCATGCCTTTGCATCGTGCTAACGTCAACCAGGGCGACTCAATTACTCTCTGGCGCCCATTACTCAATCAATGCAGGGCAGAGTTAGAGGTCTATGCCAAAGAATACAAACTCAAATGGGTAGAAGACCCTAGCAATCAAAATACACGCTATCGCCGCAATGCGATCCGTAAAGAAATCATTCCAAGGCTGGAAAAAATTCAGCCAGGCGCAATTGGCAATCTAGCTCGAAGCGCTACTTTATTGGCTCAATCTCAAGTGTTGCTCGATCGCCTAGCTAAGCTAGATGGGAAAGATCTTTTTAAAGGTAGTAAGTTAAAGCTGGCGCCTCTCTTGGCCCTAGCCAAAACAGATCAAGCTGCAGCGAATAATGTCCTGCGTTATTGGTTGAAGTTAAATAATCTGGCAATGCCATCCCAGGAACGTCTTGAATCTTGGTGGAAAGACCTTAAGGCTGTAAAACCAGACTCTAGCTTGGAGTGGCAACATGATGAAGTCAGTATTTATCTGTGGCGCAACGTCTTGCAGATAGCGCATTGCATGACAGGGCAGTGGGTGTTTCAAAATGTGCCCTTACGAAGTAAGTCACTTGGCTTGCCTGCTGATTGGGTCAATACCGCCAAAGAACAAGGCCTAATTGAGGAAAGACTGCGCCAGGGAGCAGAAAAGATTCAAATCAAACCCAATACCCCACGCAAAACACTCAAGAATCTCTTTCAAGAATCGGATACACCGCCTTGGGAGCGACAGGCTCCGCTGCTCTATATCAAGGACCAGCTCGTAGCCGTTGCTGGAGTGGGGGCGAGCTACCCTCATCTAGTCTCCATTGGCAGGCGAGTGCTCCCTGTGTGGCTTGAGAAGCCATAG